The sequence below is a genomic window from Patescibacteria group bacterium.
TGTTTTACCAGATTTAATAACTCTTGAGATAAATCTTTTTTAATTCTTTGATAACCATATTCCAATAATTCCTGTGGTGTCTGTTTTAATCCTTCTTCTTGTTTTTCTTCCTCTTTGTCTCGGCGAAGATTTCTAAATTCAATAAACTGCGGGAATTGTTCTAAAAATTTAGTATTTATTTCCGGAGGGTTCTTACTTAAAACATCTAGCCCTAAATCAGTAATTTTGAAAAATGATCTTCGTGTAGATTCAAGCAATCCGGCTTTCTTTAAATACGTACGCGCCCAACCAACACGGTTATCAAAAACATACTGTTGGCCACTTGGTAGAAGTTCTTTCCTTTGTTGTTCATTTAATTTAAACAGATTAGCTAGATGTTCGATAGCTTCTCTAATTGAGTGTTCATTTTTATCAGAGGCAAATTTAAGAAGAGGAAGCATTATTGATTGATAATCTGGTATATTCATAAGTTTTATTTTAATAAACTTCTATTAACACTCCAAGCGCCTTAGCAATTTTTGCCATAATTTGGACACTTGGCCGATTGGGTGTGCCACTTTCGATTTTTATAAGCTTTGTGTATTAGGATTTTCTAATTGGCGGTGGGGGTGGGATTTGAACCCACGATCACCTTAAGGGTGATACCGCATTTCGAGTGCGGCGCCTTCAACCACTCAGCCACCCCACCCTTTTAAATTTTCTCAGATTTTGCAGAAAAATCAAGATTTTTTGTTACTAGAAGAGAACCAATAATTATCCAGAATAAAATCGCCAAGTCATTTTTAAAATAAGAGGTATCAACGAGGCTGTGGATTAAAATTACTATTACGGCCGACAAAATTGAGGCAATTAATAATTTGTTGTGCTGACGGGATTTTAAATTTCCCATTTCCAAATTCCAAATTTCAAACAATTTCTGAAAACCTATTTGAAAAAAATTCAAAATAATCATTAAGAAGGTAATTAAGCCAAAAATTCCTAATTCAGACCAAAGGGCTAAAAATAGATTATGAGGATAGGGGTGGGTTTCTTTGGAAATAATTTCTCCGGTTGGTAAGGTTAGTGGTTTTTGATATAAGGGGATTAATTTTTGATAGCCACGTAAGCCAGCGCCAAAAATTGGTCTTTCTTTCAAAAGTTTAAAGACTCCTTGCCAAATGTTTAAGCGAAGCTGACCAGATAAATCTTGAAAAGTAATTTTGGGCCAAAGATAGCTTTGCCAAGGAGAGAAAAAAAGTAGAAAGTAGAAAGTAGAAAGTAGAACCAAAATAAAAATCAATTTCTGGTTTTTTCTTAAAATAATCAAAAAATAAAAAATTAAGCCAACGACAATACCTAAAATCGCACCCTCGGAACGAGCAAAAATGATGGCTAAAATTGATAAAACAGAAATGAAAAAGTAGTAAATAGAAGGTGGAAACTTTTTATCTTTGAGACCTTCTAAAAACTGACCAAGAAACAATAAGATCAAGGGACTAAGATAAAGACCTAAAAAATTTGACTGAGGAAATGGACCGGTTGCTCGCCAAATCGGTTTTAAAGGATACTGCCAGGCTTCTAAACTCAACATTCCGCCACCAAAAATTTTCTGACCAATCGCCCAAAGAGAAATATAGAGCGCCGAGAAGCTCAAAAAGAAAAAGACAAAATTTAAATCTTTTTTTGTTTTGATT
It includes:
- a CDS encoding restriction endonuclease, translated to MNIPDYQSIMLPLLKFASDKNEHSIREAIEHLANLFKLNEQQRKELLPSGQQYVFDNRVGWARTYLKKAGLLESTRRSFFKITDLGLDVLSKNPPEINTKFLEQFPQFIEFRNLRRDKEEEKQEEGLKQTPQELLEYGYQRIKKDLSQELLNLVKQSSPRFFEKLVVDLLIRMGYGGSLKDAGQAIGQSGDGGIDGIIKEDKLGLDVIYIQAKRWDNVVGSKEVRNFVGSLAGQHASKGVFITTSTFTKDALDYVKTIPHKVILIDGDMLAQLMIENDIGVTKITSYDIKKIDSDYFEEE
- a CDS encoding O-antigen ligase family protein; protein product: MKWFLFLILASLPTYQIRLRIFGLPTTLLEIMILILFAYWFINKIKDQKSNIKITSQNCKRNNWFWLILLWLLVSLIAVFFSPDQWLALGHWRAYFLEPILLLIIFLDLIKTKKDLNFVFFFLSFSALYISLWAIGQKIFGGGMLSLEAWQYPLKPIWRATGPFPQSNFLGLYLSPLILLFLGQFLEGLKDKKFPPSIYYFFISVLSILAIIFARSEGAILGIVVGLIFYFLIILRKNQKLIFILVLLSTFYFLLFFSPWQSYLWPKITFQDLSGQLRLNIWQGVFKLLKERPIFGAGLRGYQKLIPLYQKPLTLPTGEIISKETHPYPHNLFLALWSELGIFGLITFLMIILNFFQIGFQKLFEIWNLEMGNLKSRQHNKLLIASILSAVIVILIHSLVDTSYFKNDLAILFWIIIGSLLVTKNLDFSAKSEKI